The proteins below are encoded in one region of Oncorhynchus clarkii lewisi isolate Uvic-CL-2024 chromosome 33, UVic_Ocla_1.0, whole genome shotgun sequence:
- the LOC139393211 gene encoding claudin-2 isoform X1 — protein MLLSLAWPVHQLALVQPEPCTKGMLGTLVSTVLPYWRTSAHIGPNIVTAVANMKGLWMECVYQSTGAFQCETYNSMLALPSDLQASRALMVVSVVFSVLAVVISTVGMQCTICMEGSTAKGRVAGTGGGLFLTAGFLALIPVSWTTHEVVQTFYQANLPNSLKYELGDCLYVGLAAALLSMLGGGLLCVSCCEKADGGRRGGRRHGGGYPYPAPGMGVGTGRARTSSQTYRNPTLQMGVNAATKAATLARSHTSTTTQSSTPAQGAKKDPRRNPAVGYDVTGYV, from the exons ATGCTGCTCTCTTTAGCCTGGCCTGTCCATCAGCTGGCCTTGGTGCAGCCTGAACCGTGTACCAAAG GCATGCTGGGTACCCTGGTGTCCACAGTGCTTCCCTACTGGCGGACATCTGCCCACATCGGGCCCAACATCGTCACTGCCGTGGCCAATATGAAGGGCCTCTGGATGGAGTGTGTCTACCAGAGCACCGGAGCCTTCCAGTGTGAGACCTACAACTCCATGCTGGCCTTACCCTCAGACCTCCAGGCCTCCCGGGCCCTGATGGTGGTCTCCGTGGTCTTTTCCGTCCTGGCCGTCGTCATCTCCACCGTGGGCATGCAGTGTACCATCTGCATGGAGGGCTCAACGGCTAAAGGCCGAGTGGCCGGTACTGGGGGAGGCCTCTTCCTCACCGCGGGGTTCCTGGCTCTGATCCCGGTGTCGTGGACCACCCACGAGGTTGTCCAGACCTTCTACCAAGCCAACCTGCCCAACAGCTTGAAGTACGAGCTGGGGGACTGTCTGTACGTGGGGCTGGCCGCCGCCCTGCTCTCCATGCTGGGCGGGGGGCTGCTATGTGTCTCCTGCTGTGAGAAGGCGGATGGGGGGCGCCGTGGAGGGAGGAGGCACGGCGGAGGGTACCCCTACCCAGCCCCGGGCATGGGGGTAGGCACTGGGAGGGCCAGGACCAGCTCACAGACCTATAGGAACCCAACGCTACAGATGGGGGTGAACGCTGCCACCAAGGCAGCGACCCTGGCAAGGAGTCACACCAGCACTACTACCCAGTCCAGCACCCCCGCCCAGGGGGCCAAGAAAGACCCACGCCGCAACCCTGCGGTGGGCTACGATGTCACTGGGTACGTCTGA
- the LOC139393211 gene encoding claudin-2 isoform X2 → MASAALELMGFFMGLLGMLGTLVSTVLPYWRTSAHIGPNIVTAVANMKGLWMECVYQSTGAFQCETYNSMLALPSDLQASRALMVVSVVFSVLAVVISTVGMQCTICMEGSTAKGRVAGTGGGLFLTAGFLALIPVSWTTHEVVQTFYQANLPNSLKYELGDCLYVGLAAALLSMLGGGLLCVSCCEKADGGRRGGRRHGGGYPYPAPGMGVGTGRARTSSQTYRNPTLQMGVNAATKAATLARSHTSTTTQSSTPAQGAKKDPRRNPAVGYDVTGYV, encoded by the coding sequence ATGGCGTCAGCTGCTCTAGAACTGATGGGCTTCTTCATGGGTCTGCTAGGCATGCTGGGTACCCTGGTGTCCACAGTGCTTCCCTACTGGCGGACATCTGCCCACATCGGGCCCAACATCGTCACTGCCGTGGCCAATATGAAGGGCCTCTGGATGGAGTGTGTCTACCAGAGCACCGGAGCCTTCCAGTGTGAGACCTACAACTCCATGCTGGCCTTACCCTCAGACCTCCAGGCCTCCCGGGCCCTGATGGTGGTCTCCGTGGTCTTTTCCGTCCTGGCCGTCGTCATCTCCACCGTGGGCATGCAGTGTACCATCTGCATGGAGGGCTCAACGGCTAAAGGCCGAGTGGCCGGTACTGGGGGAGGCCTCTTCCTCACCGCGGGGTTCCTGGCTCTGATCCCGGTGTCGTGGACCACCCACGAGGTTGTCCAGACCTTCTACCAAGCCAACCTGCCCAACAGCTTGAAGTACGAGCTGGGGGACTGTCTGTACGTGGGGCTGGCCGCCGCCCTGCTCTCCATGCTGGGCGGGGGGCTGCTATGTGTCTCCTGCTGTGAGAAGGCGGATGGGGGGCGCCGTGGAGGGAGGAGGCACGGCGGAGGGTACCCCTACCCAGCCCCGGGCATGGGGGTAGGCACTGGGAGGGCCAGGACCAGCTCACAGACCTATAGGAACCCAACGCTACAGATGGGGGTGAACGCTGCCACCAAGGCAGCGACCCTGGCAAGGAGTCACACCAGCACTACTACCCAGTCCAGCACCCCCGCCCAGGGGGCCAAGAAAGACCCACGCCGCAACCCTGCGGTGGGCTACGATGTCACTGGGTACGTCTGA